One Phycisphaerae bacterium genomic window carries:
- a CDS encoding family 10 glycosylhydrolase, with translation MSVLILVATPTAVAQVITIDNTDAGFVVLSEIWATASVDGQYGADYRYRSTSLTPGEVEWCPTLAHGGVYEVAVWYRGGYDRPSNAHYTIEHATGTADVYVDQRVNGSQWYTIGSYEFAAGTAGRVTLTSAAEAGKSIVADAVRFVAQTPGDAVPEVRACWLTQYTYLGKTEAQLRAMAQNIRAGHMNTVYIAMYTGGTVYWPSQAYKSAGGSWASASTDYAARLLDIFHDEGLKVGAWFEYGFALGGQSHSIAVAHPDWLARDRFGDAVTGENGGFVFISPGSEPGVAMIAGMVRELAENYDFDDIQLDRIRWGRKDTGREYGYEDCTKNRYYVIYGVYPPTNVNNATWVTFREGLVNDAMHQFYDRVQAANAEIVVSSSPLGSYGITQMMQRWSDWVNGGYMDLVMPQMYMTTLSSFITEFNTQKTQAPAHLDKLGVGYRASEDNDWSLVADQIEYAVSQGVPHGCLWVYHQYTAQIAIQDEIDHLPAPGGPWEPPAYNPFVSDRYVQRVIDDHDGSPRYVEVGAWANSAQPDFLRLGSRVAAGGNTKSAEFHAELPKDGRYSVYVWYTAASNRNDAARYTVAHYNGESTVLVDQRANGGQWVPIGRWIFEAGPLARRVTVSTADSDAAEYTSSDGVKLVLSGYALGDADGNGTVAAADFAAVAGCITGPDAGPAATTCEFADWDDDTDVDLADLASFQLRFGLP, from the coding sequence TTGAGCGTTTTGATCCTGGTTGCGACTCCCACGGCGGTGGCCCAGGTGATCACGATCGACAACACCGATGCGGGGTTTGTCGTGCTTTCGGAGATCTGGGCGACGGCCTCGGTCGATGGTCAGTACGGGGCGGACTATCGGTATCGATCGACCAGCCTGACGCCGGGCGAAGTGGAGTGGTGCCCCACGCTTGCACATGGCGGCGTGTACGAGGTCGCCGTCTGGTACCGTGGTGGTTACGACCGCCCGAGCAACGCTCACTACACGATCGAGCATGCGACCGGCACGGCGGACGTGTACGTCGATCAGCGCGTCAATGGGTCGCAGTGGTATACGATCGGCTCGTATGAGTTCGCGGCGGGCACCGCGGGGCGCGTGACGCTCACCAGCGCGGCGGAGGCGGGCAAGAGCATTGTCGCGGACGCGGTGCGCTTCGTCGCCCAGACGCCGGGTGACGCGGTGCCCGAAGTGCGGGCCTGCTGGCTGACGCAGTATACGTATCTGGGTAAGACCGAGGCGCAATTGCGCGCGATGGCGCAGAACATCCGCGCCGGTCACATGAACACGGTTTACATCGCCATGTACACCGGCGGCACGGTCTATTGGCCGTCGCAGGCGTACAAGAGCGCCGGTGGGAGCTGGGCATCGGCTTCCACGGACTACGCGGCGCGCCTGCTCGACATCTTCCACGATGAAGGACTGAAGGTCGGGGCCTGGTTCGAATACGGCTTTGCGCTCGGCGGACAGTCGCATTCCATTGCCGTGGCGCATCCCGACTGGCTGGCACGGGATCGCTTCGGCGACGCGGTGACCGGCGAGAACGGTGGGTTCGTGTTCATCAGTCCGGGCTCCGAGCCGGGCGTGGCGATGATCGCGGGCATGGTGCGTGAGCTGGCCGAGAACTACGACTTCGACGACATCCAGCTCGACCGCATTCGCTGGGGGCGCAAGGACACGGGCCGTGAGTACGGCTACGAGGACTGCACGAAGAACCGCTACTACGTGATCTACGGCGTCTATCCGCCGACGAACGTGAACAACGCGACGTGGGTGACGTTCCGTGAGGGGCTGGTCAACGACGCAATGCACCAGTTCTACGACCGCGTGCAGGCTGCGAATGCGGAGATCGTCGTCTCGAGTTCGCCGCTGGGATCGTACGGCATCACGCAGATGATGCAGCGCTGGTCGGACTGGGTGAACGGCGGCTACATGGATCTGGTGATGCCGCAGATGTACATGACCACGCTCAGCAGCTTCATCACCGAGTTCAACACGCAGAAGACCCAGGCTCCGGCGCATCTGGACAAGCTTGGTGTCGGCTACCGCGCATCCGAGGATAACGACTGGTCGCTCGTCGCGGACCAGATCGAGTACGCAGTCAGCCAAGGCGTACCGCACGGCTGCCTGTGGGTCTATCACCAGTACACAGCGCAGATCGCCATCCAGGATGAGATCGATCACTTGCCGGCACCCGGTGGGCCGTGGGAGCCGCCGGCCTACAACCCGTTTGTCAGTGATCGTTACGTGCAGCGCGTCATCGACGATCACGATGGCAGCCCGCGCTACGTCGAGGTCGGTGCCTGGGCGAACTCCGCGCAGCCGGATTTCCTGCGCCTCGGCTCACGCGTGGCGGCGGGTGGCAACACGAAGTCGGCGGAGTTTCACGCCGAATTGCCCAAGGACGGCCGCTACAGCGTGTACGTCTGGTACACTGCGGCCAGCAACCGCAACGACGCGGCGCGCTATACGGTCGCGCACTACAACGGCGAGTCCACGGTGCTGGTCGACCAGCGCGCCAACGGCGGCCAATGGGTGCCCATCGGCCGCTGGATCTTCGAAGCCGGCCCTCTCGCGCGGCGGGTCACCGTCTCCACCGCAGACAGCGATGCGGCTGAGTACACAAGCAGTGACGGTGTGAAGCTGGTGCTCTCGGGCTATGCGCTGGGCGATGCCGATGGGAACGGGACGGTCGCCGCGGCCGATTTTGCGGCGGTGGCGGGGTGTATCACGGGCCCCGACGCGGGACCGGCCGCCACGACGTGCGAGTTCGCTGACTGGGACGACGATACGGACGTGGACCTCGCTGATCTGGCCAGCTTTCAGTTGCGATTCGGTCTGCCGTGA